One genomic segment of Coffea arabica cultivar ET-39 chromosome 6e, Coffea Arabica ET-39 HiFi, whole genome shotgun sequence includes these proteins:
- the LOC113695473 gene encoding non-specific lipid transfer protein GPI-anchored 14, producing MERMKSKLSMICICIATLAIVAVATIQEDEKDCADQLTNLAACIPYVSGDEKIPTPECCEDTKKVKSAKPKCLCVLIKESTDPSMGLPINTTLALKMPSACKIDAKVSDCPSILNLAPDSPDAKIFEAASKDSSTSSSTTNSPPASASTSSSSSGSSTSPSSSSSSSSSDTKPTASSSIAGAKLCQSSLVIAGSAVIALLLL from the exons ATGGAGAGGATGAAATCGAAGCTTTCCATGATTTGCATTTGCATTGCCACGTTGGCAATAGTAGCAGTGGCTACAATTCAAGAGGATGAGAAGGATTGTGCGGACCAGCTTACCAATCTTGCAGCTTGCATTCCCTATGTAAGTGGCGATGAGAAGATCCCCACTCCAGAGTGTTGTGAGGACACCAAGAAAGTCAAGAGTGCTAAACCAAAGTGTCTCTGTGTTCTCATCAAAGAGAGCACCGATCCCTCCATGGGTCTCCCCATTAACACCACTTTGGCTCTTAAAATGCCTTCTGCTTGCAAGATTGATGCAAAAGTCTCCGACTGTCCAT ctATACTGAACTTGGCACCAGATTCACCTGATGCAAAGATTTTTGAAGCAGCGAGTAAGGATTCGAGCACGAGTTCATCAACAACAAACTCTCCTCCAGCTTCTGCTTCAACTTCTTCATCATCGTCTGGATCATCAACATCTCCATCTTCTTCAAGCTCATCATCGAGTTCAGACACCAAGCCAACCGCAAGCAGCAGCATTGCTGGAGCGAAGTTGTGCCAAAGCAGCCTTGTTATTGCGGGATCCGCAGTAATTGCGCTGTTGTTACTTTAA
- the LOC113697257 gene encoding uncharacterized protein produces the protein MVGGGNRKDDLVISNNNVFAALGTLRKKKKSESKGGKTPASSSSSSKKQEAKQPESQVFWAPAPLTAKSWADVDDEDDDDYYATTAPPQSVWGTAQQDSHPIPKDSSTPLEESESEEGLDEVDDDNDEENEHEPEVHAEKESVVEKPAEIVAPKESERQLSKKELKKKELAELEEMLAQFGYKQPKDQDASQEISQDKKVDDLNEDKKQSSAPGESKSAKKKKKKDKLSKETKEQHDQPHGNEVESGAVENLGSVKAEDRPSVDVKEKMKKLASIKKKKSSKEMDVAARAAASEAAARNARIAAAKKKEKSHYSQQPPR, from the exons ATGGTGGGAGGTGGGAACAGGAAGGATGATTTAGTGATAAGCAACAATAACGTTTTTGCGGCCTTGGGAACTCttaggaagaagaagaagtcgGAATCCAAAGGGGGGAAGACTCCCGCTTCTTCGTCTTCTTCTTCCAAGAAGCAGGAAGCGAAGCAGCCTGAGTCTCAGGTGTTTTGGGCCCCGGCTCCATTGACGGCCAAATCGTGGGCTGACGTCGACGATGAGGATGACGATGATTATTATGCCACCACTGCCCCTCCCCAGTCTGTTTGGGGCACTGCCCAGCAGGATTCTCACCCCATTCCAAAAGACAGCTCCACTCCTCTTGAG GAAAGTGAAAGTGAAGAAGGCCTTGATGAAGTTGATGATGACaatgatgaagaaaatgaacATGAACCTGAAGTACATGCTGAGAAAGAGTCAGTAGTTGAGAAGCCTGCTGAAATTGTAGCACCTAAGGAGTCAGAAAGGCAGCTGTCgaagaaggaattgaagaaaaaggaaCTTGCTGAACTGGAAGAAATGCTTGCCCAATTTGGATACAAGCAGCCCAAAGACCAAGATGCATCCCAAG AAATTTCACAAGATAAGAAGGTGGACGATCTTAATGAGGATAAAAAGCAGAGCAGTGCTCCAGGGGAGAGCAAAAGcgcaaagaagaagaaaaagaaggataaaTTGTCAAAGGAGACTAAAGAACAACATGATCAGCCCCATGGAAATGAGGTTGAAAGTGGAGCTGTTGAGAACCTTGGGTCTGTAAAAGCAGAGGACAGGCCATCTGTAGATGTGAAAGAGAAGATGAAGAAGCTGGCATCTATTAAGAAGAAAAAGTCTAGCAAGGAGATGGATGTTGCTGCCCGAGCTGCAGCAAGTGAGGCTGCTGCAAGGAACGCAAGGATAGCTGCagcaaagaaaaaagagaagagccACTACAGCCAGCAGCCCCCACGGTAA
- the LOC113695154 gene encoding uncharacterized protein: MASLTPGILLKLLQSMNSATRVTGDHRSPLLQVIGIVPALSTSDSLWPNHGFYVQLSDSQNSTYISLSEKDTDLILANRLQLGQFVHVDRFVFESPPVPRGVNLRPIAGRHAFIGSPEPLIARISSSKNGFVIQPASDSDHPVAAYLSKNGNFGEGEAKLNATEKNVEANVEKRKAVRQVSTAPKENVNVNVVLDSGNELKGSSDKAPQRFSSPASARQRSISAGRKTVVAERDPSPAGKAKRSASPVPSKCAVPSLVAAKEENRRSSREAAIIVPSRYRQPSPTAGRRQASPVVARRMSLSPGRRLSSGLKVSPAVESSGKKKLATIAAGISKVSEALVATTKHSRKSWDEGPTAAGANTEHIKDKVGTKNKPDFQAILRTQAAISRRLSDVSMLSHDDLSHDERTKSGAVESPSAIEKQNGEAPVITVHDKKWTDGSIPLNAVSSELGRLGKEAMQRRVVASVAAAEALEEAITTESVVRNLSKFSDLCLLSRPENPLPTIDRFMSVYEDVMKATAVAESVASNRSTEKFLETVPTEHAKSSSLWVEAALATDLEVVSLLTSQNFETLEKSSSKQAPTSMKNKALASSSVSGTWIRGHGMNATFDFAKKLQAEMQIWFVKFVEESLDAGFRVFEKRSPAGNERGANNCGPIAAILSQLKRVNNWLDHVVLKRDELLVEKIERLKQKIYDFVIQHVGTTIEH; the protein is encoded by the exons ATGGCTTCTCTAACCCCAGGAATCCTCCTGAAACTCCTCCAGTCCATGAACTCCGCCACCCGCGTCACCGGCGACCACCGTTCTCCGCTTCTTCAAGTAATCGGCATCGTTCCAGCACTCTCCACCTCGGATTCCCTCTGGCCCAACCACGGCTTCTACGTCCAGCTCTCCGATTCCCAGAACTCCACTTACATTTCACTCTCCGAAAAGGACACCGATCTCATTCTCGCTAATAGGCTACAGCTTGGCCAGTTTGTCCACGTGGACCGCTTCGTCTTTGAATCCCCTCCGGTTCCACGGGGAGTAAATCTCCGACCGATTGCGGGTCGCCATGCTTTCATCGGATCCCCTGAACCCTTAATTGCCCGGATCTCGTCGTCTAAGAATGGGTTTGTGATCCAGCCCGCATCGGATTCCGACCACCCGGTGGCAGCTtacttatcaaaaaatgggaaTTTTGGGGAGGGCGAAGCGAAATTGAATGCTACGGAAAAGAATGTTGAAGCTAATGTTGAAAAGAGGAAGGCTGTGAGGCAAGTTTCCACTGCTCCCAAAGAGAATGTGAATGTGAACGTGGTGCTGGATTCCGGAAATGAGTTGAAAGGATCATCTGATAAGGCCCCACAAAGGTTTTCGTCGCCGGCATCGGCTAGGCAGAGGTCTATTTCAGCTGGGAGAAAAACCGTGGTTGCCGAGAGGGATCCATCCCCAGCAGGGAAGGCGAAGCGTTCGGCGTCACCCGTGCCGTCAAAGTGTGCGGTGCCGAGCCTGGTAGCCGCAAAGGAGGAGAATCGGAGGAGTTCAAGGGAGGCGGCGATAATCGTGCCCTCGAGGTACCGGCAGCCGTCGCCCACGGCTGGGAGGCGGCAGGCCAGTCCTGTGGTGGCGAGGCGGATGTCTCTATCCCCTGGTCGGCGGTTGTCCAGTGGGCTTAAGGTATCTCCAGCTGTAGAATCGTCTGGGAAGAAGAAGCTGGCTACTATTGCTGCTGGGATCTCTAAAGTTTCTGAAGCACTTGTGGCGACTACAAAACATAGCCGAAAGAGCTGGGACGAAGGGCCAACTGCGGCTGGGGCTAATACTGAGCATATTAAAGACAAGGTTGGGACAAAGAATAAGCCTGATTTTCAAGCAATTTTGAGAACTCAG GCTGCTATATCAAGACGATTAAGTGATGTGAGCATGCTAAGTCATGATGATCTGTCACATGATGAAAGAACAAAATCTGGTGCAGTTGAAAGTCCTTCCGCAATTGAAAAGCAAAATGGTGAAGCTCCAGTAATCACGGTTCATGACAAGAAATGGACTGATGGCAGCATCCCACTCAATGCTGTCTCCTCAGAACTGGGTAGGCTGGGCAAG GAGGCTATGCAGAGAAGAGTTGTCGCTTCTGTAGCAGCAGCAGAAGCCTTAGAAGAGGCCATCACCACCGAGTCTGTCGTGAGGAATTTGAG CAAGTTTTCAGATCTCTGTTTGTTGTCAAGGCCTGAGAATCCTTTACCTACCATCGACCGATTCATGTCAGTGTATGAAGATGTTATGAAAGCAACAGCAGTTGCTGAATCAGTTGCTAGTAATCGTAGTACGGAAAAATTCCTCGAAACTGTTCCAACAGAGCATGCAAAGTCGAGTTCCCTTTGGGTAGAAGCTGCTTTGGCGACTGATCTTGAAGTTGTTTCACTCCTGACCAGTCAAAACTTTGAGACACTGGAGAAAAGTTCATCGAAGCAAGCACCTACTTCTATGAAGAACAAGGCGCTAGCTTCTTCATCAGTTAGTGGAACATGGATAAGGGgtcatgggatgaatgcaactTTTGATTTTGCCAAAAAGTTGCAAGCAGAGATGCAAATATGGTTTGTAAAGTTTGTTGAAGAGTCCCTTGATGCAGGTTTCAGGGTGTTTGAGAAGCGCTCTCCTGCAGGCAATGAAAGAGGTGCAAACAACTGTGGCCCTATTGCTGCAATTCTTTCACAGCTGAAGCGAGTCAACAACTGGTTGGATCATGTAGTGTTGAAACGGGATGAGCTGCTAGTCGAAAAAATCGAGCGCTTGAAGCAAAAGATTTATGATTTTGTTATTCAGCATGTGGGAACTACGATAGAACACTGA
- the LOC113696172 gene encoding syntaxin-32-like, with amino-acid sequence MPVKTTSYRDRTHEFESLVEKLKKPSSLSPASTAPSSSSGGGFDGNPTSAPQETTRSAAPIQSEFNKRASRVALGIHQTSQKLSKLAKLAKKTSVFDDPTLEIQELTTVIKQDITALNSAVVDLQLLSNSQNEGNLSSDSSAHSTTVVDNLKNSLMTTTKEFKEVLTLRTENMKVHENRRQLFSSSASKESSNPFIRQRPLATRAAASAAISPPPWASEPSTSSQLFPRNQAEGESHSLLQQQQSQQQLAPLQDNFVQSRATALQNVESTIHELGNIFTQLATMVSQQGELAIRIDENMEDTLASVEGAQSQLMRYFNSISSNRWLMIKIFFIVILFLMIFLFFVA; translated from the exons ATGCCTGTGAAAACGACATCGTATAGAGATCGAACGCATGAGTTTGAGAGTTTAGTGGAGAAGCTCAAGAAGCCATCCTCATTATCACCGGCTTCCACTGCACCGAGTAGCAGTTCGGGCGGTGGCTTCGATGGCAACCCCACATCCGCACCTCAGGAGACGACGCGATCCGCTGCTCCGATTCAGTCGGAGTTCAACAAGAGGGCATCCAGAGTCGCGTTGGGGATCCATCAGACCTCGCAAAAGCTATCTAAGCTTGCCAAAT TGGCAAAGAAAACATCAGTTTTTGATGATCCAACATTGGAGATCCAAGAGTTGACTACTGTAATCAAGCAGGACATCACTGCACTAAACTCAGCTGTAGTAGACCTTCAGCTCCTATCCAACTCCCAAAATGAGGGAAATTTGTCTAGTGACAGCTCTGCTCATTCAACCACTGTTGTTGACAACTTGAAGAATAGCTTGATGACCACTACAAAGGAGTTCAAAGAAGTCCTTACCTTGCGAACCGAG AATATGAAGGTGCATGAAAACCGGAGGCAGTTATTTTCTTCATCTGCTTCAAAAGAGTCTTCTAATCCGTTCATTCGCCAACGCCCATTAGCTACCAGGGCAGCTGCTAGTGCCGCAATATCTCCCCCTCCGTGGGCCAGCGAGCCCAGTACTTCATCCCAGTTATTCCCAAG GAACCAGGCAGAAGGTGAATCACATTCATTGCTTCAACAACAACAAAGTCAACAGCAGTTGGCTCCATTGCAGGACAATTTCGTTCAAAGCAGAGCCACTGCCCTTCAAAATGTTGAGTCAACAATTCATGAGTTGGGCAATATCTTCACCCAATTAGCAACAATGGTTTCTCAGCAGGGTGAACTTGCAATCAG AATTGACGAAAACATGGAAGATACCCTTGCAAGTGTGGAAGGTGCACAGAGCCAATTGATGAGGTACTTCAACAGTATCTCCTCAAACCGATGGCTGATGATCAAGATATTCTTCATAGTGATTCTCTTCCTCATGATTTTCTTATTCTTTGTTGCTTAA
- the LOC113696173 gene encoding syntaxin-32: MPVKPTSFRDRTLEFQSVADRLRKSSSSASNAPSSSGAGAYDAGSGGFASTAQPSRSAAPIQSEFNRRASRIALGIHHTSQKLSKLAKLAKRSSVFDDPTVEIQELTAVIKQDITALNSAVVDLQLLSNSQSESGLSTDSAAHSTTVVDNLKNNLMGATQEFKNVLTKRTENLKVHENRRQLFSNTTKESANPFVRQRPLVSRTSSNSAISPPPWANGSTSSSQLFPRNQADGESQPLMQQQQNQQQQQQLVPLQDSYMQSRAEALHNVESTIHELSNIFTQLATMVSQQGEIAIRIDENMEDALANVEGAQGQLVRYLNSISSNRWLMIKIFFVLVVFLMIFLFFVA; the protein is encoded by the exons ATGCCTGTCAAACCCACTTCTTTCAGAGATCGGACGCTAGAGTTTCAGAGCGTCGCCGACAGGCTCAGGAAATCATCGTCCTCGGCTTCTAATGCCCCCAGCAGTAGCGGAGCCGGAGCCTACGACGCCGGCAGCGGGGGCTTCGCATCCACGGCTCAACCTTCTCGATCCGCTGCCCCGATTCAATCCGAATTCAACCGGAGAGCTTCCAGAATCGCGCTAGGGATCCACCACACCTCTCAGAAACTGTCCAAGCTTGCTAAAT TGGCTAAGAGATCATCAGTTTTTGATGATCCAACTGTGGAAATTCAAGAGTTGACAGCTGTAATCAAGCAGGATATTACAGCACTTAACTCTGCCGTGGTAGACCTCCAGCTCCTAAGCAACTCCCAGAGTGAAAGTGGTTTGTCAACTGATAGCGCTGCACATTCAACTACAGTTGTCGATAACTTGAAGAATAACTTGATGGGTGCCACACAAGAGTTCAAAAATGTACTAACCAAACGGACAGAG AACCTCAAGGTTCATGAAAACCGAAGGCAGTTGTTTTCAAATACAACAAAAGAATCTGCCAATCCTTTTGTTCGCCAGCGCCCCTTGGTGAGCAGAACATCATCCAATTCTGCAATATCTCCCCCTCCATGGGCAAATGGCTCCACTTCTTCATCTCAGTTGTTTCCAAG GAACCAAGCAGATGGCGAATCGCAACCATTGATGCAGCAGCAGCAAaaccagcagcagcagcagcagctggTTCCCTTGCAAGACAGTTACATGCAAAGCAGAGCTGAAGCCCTTCATAATGTCGAGTCAACTATACATGAGCTTAGCAATATTTTCACTCAATTGGCAACAATGGTTTCTCAGCAAGGCGAAATTGCTATTAG AATTGACGAAAACATGGAAGATGCCCTTGCAAATGTGGAAGGGGCACAAGGGCAGCTGGTCAGGTACTTGAACAGTATATCATCGAACAGATGGCTGATgatcaaaatattttttgttttggttgtaTTCCTCATGATTTTCCTATTCTTTGTTGCCTAA
- the LOC113695756 gene encoding glucan endo-1,3-beta-glucosidase 8-like has protein sequence MPTFLIHESRDFKKIFTKMRPARKGLINYHQHAVTVLLLCLLVMVSKVSSLGVNWGTMASHQLPPENVVQMMLDNGFDKVKLFEADEKILGALIGTNLEVMLGIPNNMLREISQDPEAAASWVDANITAYCFKGGVNIRYVAVGNEPFLKSYNNSFLPYTLSALKSIQEAINHAGLGTVVKATIPFNADVYNSPESNPVPSAGDFRPEIRDLTVQIIQYLHSNDAPFVVNIYPFLSLYGNIYFPLDYAFFDGSNKPIKDGDYLYTNVFDANFDTLVSSLSRAGYPEMKIIIGEVGWPTDGDKNANIQNAKRFNQGLIQHVSGGVGTPARNGSIDVYLFSLIDENAKSIEPGSFERHWGLFEFDGKPKYELDLSGSREEKGLVAVEGVRYMLRRWCILDPRAKELEELPKNIDYACSLSDCTSLGYGSSCNHLSAKGNASYAFNMYYQFKNQNGWDCDFSGLAVVTDEDPSDDECQFPVMIADGHSMALLHKTLLNILLAVLEGCVVFLLLIS, from the exons ATGCCGACTTTCTTGATTCACGAAAGCAgagatttcaagaaaatattcaCAAAAATGAGACCAGCAAGAAAAGGGCTCATTAACTATCATCAACATGCGGTAACTGTTCTATTATTATGTTTGCTTGTCATGGTCTCAAAGGTTTCAAGCTTGGGAGTGAACTGGGGTACTATGGCATCCCACCAGCTGCCTCCTGAAAATGTGGTTCAGATGATGTTAGATAATGGGTTTGATAAAGTGAAGCTGTTTGAAGCGGATGAGAAAATTTTGGGAGCCTTGATTGGAACCAATCTTGAAGTGATGCTCGGAATTCCAAATAACATGTTGAGGGAGATCAGTCAGGATCCCGAGGCTGCTGCTTCTTGGGTTGATGCCAACATCACTGCTTATTGCTTCAAGGGAGGGGTAAACATCAG ATATGTTGCAGTCGGCAATGAGCCCTTCTTGAAGAGCTATAATAATTCCTTCCTGCCATACACACTGTCGGCCCTGAAGAGTATCCAAGAAGCCATCAACCATGCTGGACTTGGAACAGTCGTGAAAGCAACAATTCCTTTCAATGCCGACGTTTACAACTCGCCGGAATCAAATCCGGTCCCTTCTGCTGGTGATTTCAGGCCGGAAATACGCGACCTCACGGTCCAGATAATCCAGTATCTCCATTCGAATGATGCCCCTTTTGTTGTTAACATCTATCCTTTTCTCAGCCTCTATGGCAACATTTACTTTCCTCTGGACTATGCTTTCTTTGATGGATCAAACAAGCCTATAAAAGATGGTGATTATCTTTACACCAACGTGTTTGATGCAAATTTTGATACTCTTGTTTCCTCATTAAGTAGAGCTGGGTACCCTGAGATGAAGATCATTATTGGAGAAGTCGGGTGGCCAACGGATGGGGATAAGAATGCCAATATCCAGAATGCGAAAAGATTTAATCAGGGATTGATTCAGCATGTTTCTGGTGGAGTTGGAACCCCTGCTAGAAATGGCAGCATAGATGTGTACCTTTTTAGCCTAATAGACGAGAATGCCAAAAGCATTGAGCCTGGCAGCTTTGAGAGGCACTGGGGACTTTTTGAATTTGATGGGAAGCCAAAATATGAGTTGGATTTGTCAGGGTCTCGGGAAGAAAAAGGTCTAGTTGCAGttgaaggtgtaagatacatGCTAAGGAGGTGGTGTATTTTGGACCCTCGTGCTAAAGAATTAGAAGAATTACCCAAAAATATTGATTATGCATGTAGTCTTTCAGATTGTACTTCATTGGGGTATGGTTCTTCCTGCAATCATTTGAGTGCCAAGGGTAATGCTTCCTATGCATTTAACATGTATTATCAATTCAAAAACCAGAATGGGTGGGATTGTGATTTCTCAGGCTTGGCCGTTGTCACAGATGAAGATCCCTCTGATGACGAATGTCAGTTCCCAGTGATGATTGCAGATGGTCATTCAATGGCACTGCTGCACAAGACACTGCTGAACATTTTGCTGGCTGTTCTTGAAGGATGCGTtgtgtttttgcttctcatctcCTAA